The Deltaproteobacteria bacterium DNA window GCCATTGGCCGGGAGGACCAGAATTTTGAACGGTACGGTGAGGAATTATCCGGTTTTGCCCGGCTCATGACCAGGCGGGACTTGGCGGAAGCGCTGACGAACCCCCTTTACCCATATGACAGCCGCCGTCAGATCCTGGATTTGATCCTGGAAAAGATGAGTTTGTCCCAGGTGGTTCAAAACCTCGTGGGATTGCTTATGGACAAAGGCCGTATCAATCATGTTGAAGCCATTAGTAGTTACTATCAGCGGCTGGTTGATGAGGTCAACAATGTAGAACGGGCGACAATCGTTACGGCGACCTCCCTTCCGGAGGCCATCCACGGACAGGTTAAAACGATCCTGGAGGAGATGACAGGCAAGACGATCCTGCTTGAGGTCGAACAGGACGCGGAGATTATCGGCGGGATCGTGGCCTACGTTGGGGATCTGACCCTGGATGGCAGCGTCAGAACGCAACTTGAAAATCTTAAAGAATCTTTGATCAAGGGGTAAACTCCTATGGAAATCAAGGCAGAAGAAATCAGTGCAATCATAAAAGGACAGATTCAGGATTATGAAAAAAAGATAGAGATTTCTGAAACCGGGACCGTCCTTTCCGTGGGTGATGGCGTAGCCAAGGTCTACGGTGTGGAAAAAGCCATGGTCATGGAACTCCTGGAGTTCCCGGGGGAACTGTACGGCATGGTTCTCAACCTCGAGGAGGATAATGTCGGTGTGGCCGTTCTCGGCGACGTCGAGCACGTAAAGGAAGGCGACATTGTCAAGCGCACCGGCCGCATCGCGCAAATCTCAGTCGGGGATGCCATGCTGGGCCGCGTGGTTGATCCGGTTGGCAATCCGCTGGATGGCAAAGGCCCTATCGAGGCGACCGAATACCGCCGTATCGAGATCATTGCCCCCGGCGTGGTGGCCCGACAGCCGGTTAAAGAACCCCTGTATACAGGGCTCAAGGCCGTTGATTCCATGACCCCCATCGGCCGCGGGCAGCGGGAATTGATCATCGGCGATCGCCAGATCGGGAAAACGGCCATCTGTGTGGACGCCATCATCAACCAGAAAGGGCAGGATGTCATCTGTATCTATGTGGCGGTGGGCCAGAAGAAGTCCACGGTCGCCCAGGTCGTGGACACCTTGCGCCGGTACGGGGCCATGGATTACACCGTCGTTATTTCGGCCTGCGCCTCAGACCCGGCCACGATGCAGTATATTGCGCCTTATGCCGGCTGCTCCATCGGTGAGTATTACCGGGACAAGGATCAGCACGCCTTGATTATTTATGACGATCTCTCCAAGCAGGCCGCTGCTTACCGTCAGGTTTCACTCCTCCTGCGGCGGCCGCCGGGACGCGAGGCTTACCCCGGTGATATTTTTTACAACCATTCCCGTCTCCTGGAACGCGCCGCCAAACTCAACGATGAACTTGGCGGCGGCTCCCTCACCGCCCTGCCAGTCATTGAGACTCAGGCTGGAGACGTCTCGGCCTATATCCCGACCAATGTTATCTCCATTACCGATGGGCAGATTTACCTCGAACCTCCCTTATTCTTTTCCGGAGTGCGGCCGGCCATCAATGTCGGTATTTCAGTCTCACGCGTCGGCGGCGCGGCCCAGATCAAGGCCATGAGGCAGGTCGCTGGCAGTCTGCGTCTTGATATGGCCCAGTTCAGGGATCTGGAAGCCTTTGCACAATTCGGTTCCGATCTGGACAAAGCCACACAGGCCCAGCTTGAGCGTGGCAAACGCCTGGTTGAAATCCTGAAACAGCCTCAGTATCAGCCCATGCCGGTTGAAAAGCAGGTGACTATTATCTATGCAGGCACCCGGGGCTTTACGGACAAATACCCGGCTGAGGACGTCGCCGCGTACGAGCAGCAGCTGCTCGAATTCATCGAAGCAAAGTATCCTCAAATTTACACGGAAATCAATGAAAAGCAGGAAATCAGTGAAGAACTGGACGCCACCATAGAGAAGGCGCTGACCGAGTTCGATGACGTCTTCCAGGTAGCATAACCCATGGCCACGCTAAAGGATATTCAACGAAAGATTTCAGCGGTCAAGAAGACCGAACAGATCACCCGGGCCATGAATATGGTCGCGGCAGCCAGGCTTAGGACGGCCCAGATACGTATAGTAAATTTCCGTCCTTATGCAGCCAAGTTTGCCGAGCTTATGGCCAATCTGGCCGCCGGGATAGAGCCGGAGGTCCATCCCTACCTGATTCAGCCCGAGGAGGTGAAAAAGGTCGAGCTAGCGGCCTTTTCTTCAGATCGTGGCCTGTGCGGCAGCTTTAACACCAATATCATCGCCGGTATCGAACGGGTCCTTCAGGAGCGCCAGAGCGAGGGCATTGAGGTCTCTCTGACACTGGTCGGCCGCAAGATTAATGACTACTTCAGGCGTCGTTCGGTTCATATCAGGGCCAGTCATCCTGAGGTCATGAACTCCTATGATTATTCGACTGCCCTTCAGATTGCCCGCGACGTATCGGACAATTTTCTTCTGGGTGAGGTTGATGAGGTCTGGATCTATTATACCCGCTTCATTAACATGACGCAGCAAGTGCTCACCCTGGTGAAGCTTCTCCCTGTTTCACCGGCCGAGGAGGAAGAAGCGGGCGCGGCCGCTGAAGTTGGTGAGTATTTATGTGAGCCCAGTGCCGAGGCGATTTTGGTGGACCTGCTTCCCCGAAGTTTCATCATCCAGTTTTATAACGCCATGCTCGAGACGTCGGCTAGTGAGCATGCCGCGCGGATGATGGCCATGGACAACGCAACCAATAACTGTAAGGAAATAATCGAAGACCTGACCATGGTTTACAACAAGGCGCGGCAGGCCGAAATCACGGCGGAGCTGATGGACATCATCGGTGGCGCGGAGGCCTTAAAGGGTTAACTTTGAATTTTGTTTCGACCAGAGGAGGTCTAGAGTAATATGAACAAAGGCAAGATTATTCAGGTCATCGGGCCTGTCGTTGATGTGGAATTCAAGGACGGCGAGCTGCCAGCTATTTTAACCGCCCTCAAGATTTCCAATCCGGTAATAGACGACATAGAAGGCAACCTGGTTGTCGAGGTGGCCCAGCATTTGGGCGATAATGTGGTTCGCTGTATCGCTATGGACACCACCGACGGCCTGGTTCGCGGCATGGAAGTCATAGATACCGAACAGCCGATTATCATGCCTGTGGGCGAGGAAACCTTAGGCCGCATACTTAATGTGGTCGGCCGGCCCGTTGACGGACTTGGCCCGGTTGAGGCAAAGGAGTTCAGCCCCATTCATCGTTCGGCCCCGAAATTTACCGACCTGGATACTGAGGTCAGGGTCCTGGAAACCGGCGTGAAGGTTATTGACCTTCTCGTCCCCTTCCCTCGCGGCGGTAAGATGGGCATGTTCGGCGGCGCCGGCGTGGGCAAGACCGTAGTCATGATGGAAATGATCCATAACATCGCCATGGAACACGGTGGCATCTCGGTTTTCGCCGGGGTAGGCGAACGAACCCGCGAAGGAAACGACCTTTATCTCGAGATGAAGGAATCAGGCGTTCTGCCTAGGGCGGCCTTGATATACGGACAGATGACCGAACCGCCCGGGGCTCGCGCCCGCGTGGCCCTCTCGGCTCTGACTTCAGCGGAATACTTCAGGGATGAGCAAGGCCAAGACGTGCTTCTATTCATTGACAACATCTTCCGGTTCACTCAGGCCGGTTCCGAGGTTTCGTCCCTGTTAGGCCGCATGCCTTCTGCGGTTGGCTATCAGCCCACCCTGGGAACAGACCTCGGTGAGCTTCAGGAGCGCATCACCTCCACAAACAAGGGTTCCATTACCTCGGTTCAGTGTGTTTACGTCCCGGCTGACGACCTGACCGACCCGGCTCCAGCCACCACCTTCGCCCACCTGGATGGCACTGTGGTCCTCTCCCGCCAGATCGTGGAGCAGGGTATCTAT harbors:
- the atpG gene encoding ATP synthase F1 subunit gamma, with the protein product MATLKDIQRKISAVKKTEQITRAMNMVAAARLRTAQIRIVNFRPYAAKFAELMANLAAGIEPEVHPYLIQPEEVKKVELAAFSSDRGLCGSFNTNIIAGIERVLQERQSEGIEVSLTLVGRKINDYFRRRSVHIRASHPEVMNSYDYSTALQIARDVSDNFLLGEVDEVWIYYTRFINMTQQVLTLVKLLPVSPAEEEEAGAAAEVGEYLCEPSAEAILVDLLPRSFIIQFYNAMLETSASEHAARMMAMDNATNNCKEIIEDLTMVYNKARQAEITAELMDIIGGAEALKG
- the atpH gene encoding ATP synthase F1 subunit delta; amino-acid sequence: MISQTVARRYAKALLAIGREDQNFERYGEELSGFARLMTRRDLAEALTNPLYPYDSRRQILDLILEKMSLSQVVQNLVGLLMDKGRINHVEAISSYYQRLVDEVNNVERATIVTATSLPEAIHGQVKTILEEMTGKTILLEVEQDAEIIGGIVAYVGDLTLDGSVRTQLENLKESLIKG
- a CDS encoding F0F1 ATP synthase subunit alpha; the protein is MEIKAEEISAIIKGQIQDYEKKIEISETGTVLSVGDGVAKVYGVEKAMVMELLEFPGELYGMVLNLEEDNVGVAVLGDVEHVKEGDIVKRTGRIAQISVGDAMLGRVVDPVGNPLDGKGPIEATEYRRIEIIAPGVVARQPVKEPLYTGLKAVDSMTPIGRGQRELIIGDRQIGKTAICVDAIINQKGQDVICIYVAVGQKKSTVAQVVDTLRRYGAMDYTVVISACASDPATMQYIAPYAGCSIGEYYRDKDQHALIIYDDLSKQAAAYRQVSLLLRRPPGREAYPGDIFYNHSRLLERAAKLNDELGGGSLTALPVIETQAGDVSAYIPTNVISITDGQIYLEPPLFFSGVRPAINVGISVSRVGGAAQIKAMRQVAGSLRLDMAQFRDLEAFAQFGSDLDKATQAQLERGKRLVEILKQPQYQPMPVEKQVTIIYAGTRGFTDKYPAEDVAAYEQQLLEFIEAKYPQIYTEINEKQEISEELDATIEKALTEFDDVFQVA
- the atpD gene encoding F0F1 ATP synthase subunit beta, with amino-acid sequence MNKGKIIQVIGPVVDVEFKDGELPAILTALKISNPVIDDIEGNLVVEVAQHLGDNVVRCIAMDTTDGLVRGMEVIDTEQPIIMPVGEETLGRILNVVGRPVDGLGPVEAKEFSPIHRSAPKFTDLDTEVRVLETGVKVIDLLVPFPRGGKMGMFGGAGVGKTVVMMEMIHNIAMEHGGISVFAGVGERTREGNDLYLEMKESGVLPRAALIYGQMTEPPGARARVALSALTSAEYFRDEQGQDVLLFIDNIFRFTQAGSEVSSLLGRMPSAVGYQPTLGTDLGELQERITSTNKGSITSVQCVYVPADDLTDPAPATTFAHLDGTVVLSRQIVEQGIYPAVDPLESSSRILDAQYIGDEHYQVAREIQQILQKYKDLQDIIAILGMDELSEDDKLVVARARRIQRFLSQPFFVASQFTGIEGKFVKIEDTIRGFKEIVEGKYDDIPEQAFYMVGSIEEAVEKAKQIAAV